The segment GGATTGGTGGGAATTATACTGCGCAGGCCGGTAACCTTGTCATTCACTTTTAGGGATGGTACAAAATAACCATATACTTAAAAGGTGTCTGACTGTTTTTTTGGTGATTGAAATATTTTATACTAAGGCAGGTCGGGTTGATTCGCTTAACCCGACCTACAGGCTGGTTGTTTAATCCGTTTAATCAGGCTTGAGTTTTATAAAGTCAATATGGTGACTGGCACTGGATGTCTGTTAATGTGTCGTAACATGTTTTGAGTAATTACAAAAGGAAATATAAAAATGAAACTAATCGATTTCATCATACAATCTAAAAAATCCTCTTATGCCAGCACAGGAGAAGGGAGAGAGAAAAAATTTGATAACGGTTCTGTTGGATTTGAAATTATTAACAACGGATATCGGTATTTAGATCAGTTTAATGGTTTTAATCCTTTTGCGGGTTCGGAAAAAGTATTCAAAGAAGTTAATGAGTTACTTTGGGTTTTGAACTATTTTGGAGAGATTTTACCAGGGGGATCAGCTCCTAAAAAAATCTACTCTTTTCTAAAAGAAGCAATGCGTCTAATTACACCTGAATACCCGCTTAGAGGTCCTGAATTTTATGAAAATCTAAATTATCGATACGAGAATAAGCAACATGGATCTTTTAACCATTTTCATGGAATTGAAAAAATATTTGAAAAAAACGAAGAGGTGTACGTACTTTATTACCATGGTGGCATAATAAAATAAATTAGGAGGTAATTGAATGAGAAAAGTATATGAGTCATTTAACACTTTAATGATTGGTCATTTGAAAAATCTTCTTATGATTGAGGGTATACCTTCATTTACAAAAAATGAATATGGTTCAGCAGAACGAATTTCAGTGAATGAATGTTGGTACGAGATCTGGATTGAAAATGATACTCAATATGATGAAGCTTTAAAAATAATTAAGGAAGCAGAGTCAGATGATTCCGCTTCAGGTCCTGACTGGGTATGCCCGAATTGCAAGGAAGTAAATGAATATCAATTTTCTTTGTGTTGGAATTGTGGCAAAGAAAATCAAAATAAAATACCCGCTAAATAAACGAATTTGGCGAATAGAATAATGTCGGGTTGCTTCGCTTAACCCGACCTACAGGCTTTAGGAAAAGGAGAATAACTTTAATGAAGCGAATAGGCATACTTGGCGGAATCGGCCCTGAATCAACCGTTGATTACTACAGGGAAATAATCAGGGCATTCGTTACAGGGCA is part of the Desulfatiglans sp. genome and harbors:
- a CDS encoding DUF2007 domain-containing protein yields the protein MRKVYESFNTLMIGHLKNLLMIEGIPSFTKNEYGSAERISVNECWYEIWIENDTQYDEALKIIKEAESDDSASGPDWVCPNCKEVNEYQFSLCWNCGKENQNKIPAK